In the genome of Pristis pectinata isolate sPriPec2 chromosome 10, sPriPec2.1.pri, whole genome shotgun sequence, one region contains:
- the LOC127574867 gene encoding glutamate-rich protein 1 isoform X2 — translation MMVDRKQAFKQKVLKKLYCSSPLEEKTNEAPAKKSRAKQEKREVERNKSSDAIGTSQIVPECRKVYTVSLPPSGYEVCATRPNERHEPQKSSEEESEERHSAKEFQRKHKRKRKFKSSVLESFSEKTRTEFQQPTMLQTDILQTLTLYSAKSETEMLTKNRRRKLKKKRHKEKLKAAGLVSKATAVELIYQPGEGSNDDVAEAEKAVEVIDLNAT, via the exons CATTCAAGCAAAAGGTATTAAAGAAGTTATATTGTTCATCACCTCTTGAAGAAAAGACAAATGAAGCTCCAGCCAAAAAATCAAGGGCAAAGCAAGAAAAGAGGGAAGTGGAAAGAAACAAATCCAGTGATGCAATAG GTACTTCACAAATTGTTCCTGAATGCAGGAAAGTCTATACAGTGAGCCTACCCCCTTCTGGATATGAAGTGTGTGCAACTAGACCAAATGAGCGGCATGAACCTCAAAAATCAAGTGAAGAAGAATCAGAAG AAAGACATTCtgcaaaagaattccaaagaaagCATAAGCGGAAAAGGAAGTTCAAGAGCTCAGTGCTTGAAAGCTTTAGTGAAAAGACACGAACAGAATTTCAACAGCCAACAATGTTACAGACTGACATCTTGCAAACATTGACATTATATTCTGCAAAGTCTGAAACAGAAATGTTAACTAAAAACAGGAGAAGAAAACTGAAAAAGAAACGACATAAAGAAAAGCTAAAGGCGGCTGGACTGGTATCGAAAGCCACAGCTGTGGAATTAATTTATCAACCAGGGGAGGGCAGCAATGATGATGTTGCTGAAGCTGAAAAAGCAGTTGAGGTCATTGACTTAAATGCAACCTAG
- the LOC127574867 gene encoding glutamate-rich protein 1 isoform X1, producing the protein MSRVGGVFDYAGCFTKTARAFKQKVLKKLYCSSPLEEKTNEAPAKKSRAKQEKREVERNKSSDAIGTSQIVPECRKVYTVSLPPSGYEVCATRPNERHEPQKSSEEESEERHSAKEFQRKHKRKRKFKSSVLESFSEKTRTEFQQPTMLQTDILQTLTLYSAKSETEMLTKNRRRKLKKKRHKEKLKAAGLVSKATAVELIYQPGEGSNDDVAEAEKAVEVIDLNAT; encoded by the exons CATTCAAGCAAAAGGTATTAAAGAAGTTATATTGTTCATCACCTCTTGAAGAAAAGACAAATGAAGCTCCAGCCAAAAAATCAAGGGCAAAGCAAGAAAAGAGGGAAGTGGAAAGAAACAAATCCAGTGATGCAATAG GTACTTCACAAATTGTTCCTGAATGCAGGAAAGTCTATACAGTGAGCCTACCCCCTTCTGGATATGAAGTGTGTGCAACTAGACCAAATGAGCGGCATGAACCTCAAAAATCAAGTGAAGAAGAATCAGAAG AAAGACATTCtgcaaaagaattccaaagaaagCATAAGCGGAAAAGGAAGTTCAAGAGCTCAGTGCTTGAAAGCTTTAGTGAAAAGACACGAACAGAATTTCAACAGCCAACAATGTTACAGACTGACATCTTGCAAACATTGACATTATATTCTGCAAAGTCTGAAACAGAAATGTTAACTAAAAACAGGAGAAGAAAACTGAAAAAGAAACGACATAAAGAAAAGCTAAAGGCGGCTGGACTGGTATCGAAAGCCACAGCTGTGGAATTAATTTATCAACCAGGGGAGGGCAGCAATGATGATGTTGCTGAAGCTGAAAAAGCAGTTGAGGTCATTGACTTAAATGCAACCTAG